One segment of Chlorocebus sabaeus isolate Y175 chromosome 24, mChlSab1.0.hap1, whole genome shotgun sequence DNA contains the following:
- the ALDH6A1 gene encoding methylmalonate-semialdehyde/malonate-semialdehyde dehydrogenase [acylating], mitochondrial has product MAAVVAAAAAGVRARILQVSSKVKSNSTWYSASSFSSSVPAVKLFIDGKFVESKSDKWIEIHNPATNEVIGRVPQATKAEMDAAIASCKRAFPAWADTSVLSRQQVLLRYQQLIKENLKEIAKLITLEQGKTLADAEGDVFRGLQVVEHACSVTSLMMGETMPSITKDMDLYSYRLPLGVCAGIAPFNFPAMIPLWMFPMAMVCGNTFLMKPSERVPGATMLLAKLLQDSGAPDGTLNIIHGQHEAVNFICDHPDIKAISFVGSNQAGEYIFERGSRHGKRVQANMGAKNHGVVMPDANKENTLNQLVGAAFGAAGQRCMALSTAVLVGEAKKWLPELVERAKNLRVNAGDQPGADLGPLITPQAKERVCNLIDSGTKEGASILLDGRKIKVKGYENGNFVGPTIISNVKPNMTCYKEEIFGPVLVVLETETLDEAIQIVNNNPYGNGTAIFTTNGATARKYAHLVDVGQVGVNVPIPVPLPMFSFTGSRSSFRGDTNFYGKQGIQFYTQLKTITSQWKEEDATLSSPAVAMPTMGR; this is encoded by the exons ccAGCTGTAAAGCTCTTCATTGATGGGAAATTTGTTGAATCCAAAAGTGACAAATGGATCGAGATCCACAACCCG GCCACCAATGAGGTCATTGGTCGGGTCCCTCAGGCCACCAAGGCAGAAATGGATGCAGCCATTGCTTCCTGCAAACGTGCTTTTCCTGCATGGGCAGACACTTCAGTATTAAGCCGCCAGCAGGTCTTGCTTCGCTATCAACAACTTATTAAAGAAAACTTG AAAGAAATTGCCAAGTTAATCACGTTGGAACAAGGGAAGACCCTAGCTGATGCTGAAGGAGATGTATTTCGAGGCCTTC AGGTGGTTGAGCATGCCTGTAGTGTGACATCCCTCATGATGGGAGAGACCATGCCATCCATCACCAAAGACATGGACCTTTATTCCTACCGTCTGCCTCTGGGAGTGTGTGCAGGCATTGCTCCATTCAATTTTCCCGCCATGATCCCCCTTTGGATGTTTCCCATGGCCATGGTGTGTGGAAATACCTTCCTAATGAAACCATCCGAGCGAGTCCCTGGAGCAACTATGCTTCTTGCTAAGTTGCTCCAGGATTCTGGTGCCCCTGATGGAACATTAAACATCATCCATGGACAACATGAAG ctGTAAATTTTATTTGCGATCATCCGGACATCAAAGCAATCAGCTTTGTGGGATCCAACCAGGCAGGAGAGTATATCTTCGAGAGAGGATCAAGACATGGAAAGAGGGTTCAAGCCAATATG ggagcCAAGAACCATGGGGTAGTCATGCCAGATGCCAATAAGGAAAATACCCTGAACCAGCTGGTTGGGGCAGCATTTGGAGCTGCTGGTCAGCGCTGCATGGCTCTTTCAACAGCAGTCCTTGTGGGAGAAGCCAAGAAGTGGCTGCCAGAGCTGGTGGAGCGTGCCAAAAACCTGAGAGTCAATGCAG GAGATCAGCCTGGAGCTGATCTTGGCCCTCTGATCACTCCCCAGGCCAAAGAGCGAGTCTGTAATCTGATTGATAGTGGAACAAAGGAGGGAGCTTCCATCCTTCTTGATGGGcgaaaaattaaagtgaaaggCTATGAAAATGGTAACTTTGTTGGACCAACCATCATCTCGAATGTCAAG CCAAATATGACCTGTTACAAAGAGGAGATTTTTGGTCCAGTTCTTGTGGTTCTGGAGACAGAAACATTGGATGAAGCCATTCAGATTGTAAATAACAACCCATATGGAAATGGAACTGCCATCTTCACCACCAATGGAGCCACTGCTCGGAAATATGCCCACTTGGTGGATGTTGGACAG GTGGGAGTGAATGTCCCCATTCCAGTGCCTTTGCCAATGTTCTCATTCACCGGCTCTCGATCCTCCTTCAGGGGAGACACCAATTTCTATGGCAAACAG gGCATCCAATTCTACACTCAGTTAAAGACCATTACTTCTCAGTGGAAAGAAGAGGATGCTACTCTTTCCTCACCTGCTGTTGCCATGCCTACCATGGGCCGTTAG